One Mesorhizobium sp. B2-1-1 DNA window includes the following coding sequences:
- a CDS encoding glutathione binding-like protein translates to MKLYYSPLACSLADHIALEEAGAAFERETVNLKTKRTGSGDDFTTVTRKGYVPALVLDSGETLTENIAVLDWIASQYPALGVEGPMGRTRVLEALTYVSTEIHRSFKPMWHQGSDAEKAKARTTITSQLDLFADGLKTDFLFGEKPSVADFYLFVMLLWAVRFQVPVPAPLEALRARIAARPAVRIAMKREGLV, encoded by the coding sequence GTGAAACTTTACTATAGCCCTCTCGCCTGCAGCCTGGCCGACCACATAGCACTGGAGGAGGCGGGTGCCGCCTTCGAGCGCGAAACGGTCAATCTCAAAACCAAACGAACGGGCTCCGGTGATGATTTCACCACGGTCACGCGCAAGGGGTATGTTCCTGCCCTCGTGCTGGATAGCGGGGAAACGCTGACAGAAAATATCGCCGTCCTCGATTGGATTGCGTCGCAGTACCCGGCACTGGGAGTGGAAGGGCCAATGGGCCGTACCCGCGTTCTCGAAGCGCTGACCTACGTCTCGACCGAAATACACCGAAGCTTCAAACCCATGTGGCACCAAGGCAGCGATGCTGAAAAGGCCAAGGCGCGGACCACGATTACATCGCAACTTGATCTCTTCGCGGACGGTCTCAAGACGGATTTTCTGTTCGGCGAGAAACCCAGCGTAGCGGACTTCTACCTTTTCGTGATGCTTCTTTGGGCAGTCCGCTTCCAAGTCCCTGTTCCAGCTCCTTTGGAAGCGTTGCGCGCCCGAATAGCGGCCCGTCCGGCCGTTCGCATCGCAATGAAGCGCGAGGGCCTTGTCTAA
- the petA gene encoding ubiquinol-cytochrome c reductase iron-sulfur subunit — protein MAELSQTETGTAALPAEAVAAVEVDVSSLMPGMSLVVQWRGKPVVVRNRTEKEIKDGRAVSLAELKDSVARNANLPADAPAIDANRTAPGKEAWIVMVQVCTHSGCIPVGQQGEFGGWLCPCHGSQYDTAGRIRKGPAPENMAVPVFQFISDTRIRIG, from the coding sequence ATGGCCGAGCTATCCCAGACCGAAACCGGCACTGCCGCATTGCCCGCCGAGGCTGTGGCCGCGGTGGAAGTCGACGTCTCCTCGCTGATGCCGGGAATGTCGCTGGTCGTGCAATGGCGCGGCAAGCCCGTCGTCGTGCGCAACCGCACGGAGAAGGAAATCAAGGACGGCAGAGCTGTCAGCTTGGCCGAGCTCAAGGATTCGGTCGCCCGTAACGCCAATCTGCCGGCCGATGCGCCTGCAATCGACGCCAACCGCACAGCGCCGGGCAAGGAAGCCTGGATCGTGATGGTCCAGGTCTGCACGCATAGCGGCTGCATCCCGGTTGGTCAGCAAGGCGAGTTCGGAGGCTGGCTCTGCCCGTGCCACGGCTCGCAATACGATACTGCCGGCCGCATCCGCAAAGGCCCAGCGCCCGAGAACATGGCGGTGCCGGTGTTCCAATTCATTTCCGACACCAGAATCCGTATCGGCTGA
- a CDS encoding cytochrome b codes for MSDKNSTYTPKTGIERWFDARLPLPRLVHDSFIVYPVPRNLNYAYTFGGILTVMLVSQILTGIVLAMHYDPDTGLAFNSVEKIMRDVNSGWLLRSLHANGASFFFIAAYIHICRGLYYGSYKAPRELLWVLGCTNLLLMMAIAFMGYVLPWGQMSFWGATVITNFFTAIPLAGDWFQRLLLGGFAVGNPTLNRFFALHYLLPFVLAGVVTLHVWALHVVGQNNPAGIDVKSKTDVVDFTPYATVKDAFGIIVFLFFFAYFVFYLPNYLGHPDNNTVANPLKTPAHMVPEWYFLPFYAILRAITFNVGPIDSKLGGVLAMFGSIVVLFVVPWLDRSKVRSAVYRPWYRVFFWLFVANGLFLGWLGSRPAEGNYVVMSQLATLYYFAFFLIALPVLGLIEKPRRLPNSITEAVLEKNKGAGGKGAIAVAGDQT; via the coding sequence ATGAGCGACAAAAATTCGACCTATACGCCCAAGACCGGTATCGAACGCTGGTTCGACGCCCGCCTGCCGCTGCCGAGGTTGGTGCACGATAGCTTCATCGTCTATCCCGTCCCGCGCAACTTGAACTACGCCTATACGTTCGGCGGCATTCTCACGGTCATGCTGGTTTCGCAGATCCTGACCGGGATCGTGCTTGCCATGCATTACGATCCAGATACCGGGTTGGCCTTCAATTCAGTCGAGAAGATCATGCGCGACGTGAATTCGGGATGGCTGCTGCGCTCTCTCCACGCGAACGGCGCCTCCTTCTTCTTCATTGCCGCCTACATCCATATCTGCCGCGGGCTCTACTACGGCTCTTACAAGGCGCCGCGTGAGCTGCTGTGGGTGCTCGGATGCACCAACCTCTTGCTTATGATGGCGATCGCCTTCATGGGCTATGTGCTGCCCTGGGGACAGATGTCGTTCTGGGGAGCCACCGTCATTACCAACTTTTTCACGGCCATCCCACTGGCCGGCGACTGGTTCCAGCGGCTCCTGCTCGGCGGTTTCGCGGTCGGCAATCCGACGCTGAATCGCTTCTTTGCGTTGCATTACCTGTTGCCGTTTGTGCTTGCAGGTGTGGTGACCTTGCATGTCTGGGCGCTTCACGTCGTCGGGCAGAACAATCCAGCCGGCATTGATGTGAAATCAAAAACCGATGTCGTGGACTTCACACCCTATGCGACCGTCAAGGACGCGTTCGGCATCATCGTGTTCCTGTTCTTCTTCGCCTATTTCGTCTTCTACCTGCCGAACTATCTCGGCCATCCTGACAACAACACCGTCGCAAATCCGCTCAAGACGCCTGCGCACATGGTGCCGGAATGGTACTTCCTGCCCTTCTATGCGATCCTGCGCGCCATCACCTTCAATGTCGGGCCGATCGATTCCAAACTTGGTGGCGTGCTCGCCATGTTCGGCTCGATCGTGGTGCTTTTCGTCGTGCCGTGGCTCGACCGGTCCAAGGTTCGCTCGGCCGTTTACAGGCCATGGTACAGGGTGTTCTTTTGGCTCTTCGTCGCCAACGGACTGTTTCTCGGCTGGCTTGGTTCGCGGCCGGCCGAAGGGAATTACGTCGTCATGTCTCAGTTGGCGACGCTTTACTACTTCGCCTTCTTCCTGATCGCACTGCCGGTGCTAGGCTTAATCGAGAAGCCACGGCGGCTGCCCAACTCGATCACTGAAGCGGTGCTCGAGAAGAACAAGGGGGCCGGCGGCAAAGGCGCGATCGCCGTGGCCGGCGACCAAACGTAG
- a CDS encoding mechanosensitive ion channel family protein — protein MVDLGPVMNWWNSPLIYIVSLGLAGIVVWNLVPGRFANARLIVQLVFFLAMSIMVLELRVVPYEPARSDGTTSGAILIGSVKLLWWVHLAWALIGFVRIYIVFERQPREARLLQDVVVGIIYTGMLLSILAFVFAVPVGTLIATSGVFAVMLGLALQNTLGDVFSGIALNLGRPYVLGNWIILNDGTEGRVVETNWRSTQLLTPAHNVIALPNSLVAKIGVTNLSGPDESHGLTVTVKMTLTKTPAIIVDTMRMVLLSCNSILQDPSPVVAITSLDAAAIGIELSFRVASLDQRITARNEIFDLVYRHSRSVGVLLAAPLSASIAMTSQPIDGTATSQGFAAIDLIKAIPIFSTLTDAEQEALAATILVRSYRKGDVIAEQGEMLPSLMIVRKGVIVRQHVQSNANVQEVGRLAPGDFFGETGLLAGIGETSTLRAMTHVLVYEIDQQRFAPLLHDRPEMAEDLAATLSRGTLAYGETGIPGQQHKSSKFALLKAIQAVFHTAPLEHARARGRPGIRKD, from the coding sequence ATGGTCGATCTGGGTCCGGTGATGAACTGGTGGAACTCACCTCTGATCTACATCGTGTCGCTCGGCCTCGCCGGAATCGTCGTTTGGAACCTCGTTCCGGGACGCTTCGCCAATGCGAGGTTGATCGTCCAGCTCGTCTTTTTCCTCGCAATGTCGATCATGGTTCTCGAACTGCGGGTCGTCCCATACGAGCCCGCACGAAGCGATGGGACGACCAGTGGAGCGATCCTCATCGGATCGGTCAAGCTGCTGTGGTGGGTCCATCTTGCCTGGGCGCTAATTGGGTTTGTCCGTATCTATATCGTGTTCGAGCGGCAGCCGCGCGAGGCACGCCTCCTGCAGGATGTCGTGGTCGGCATCATCTATACGGGAATGCTCCTTTCAATCCTGGCGTTCGTCTTTGCCGTGCCGGTCGGAACGCTCATCGCCACGTCGGGCGTCTTTGCCGTCATGCTAGGTTTGGCGCTCCAGAATACGCTTGGCGACGTATTTTCGGGAATCGCGCTTAACCTCGGCCGCCCTTATGTGCTTGGAAACTGGATCATTCTGAACGACGGAACCGAGGGCCGCGTCGTAGAGACCAATTGGCGCTCGACCCAACTCCTCACCCCGGCCCACAACGTCATCGCACTTCCGAACAGCCTTGTCGCCAAAATCGGGGTAACAAACCTTAGCGGCCCAGACGAGAGCCATGGACTTACCGTGACGGTAAAGATGACTCTGACCAAGACGCCGGCTATCATCGTAGACACGATGCGCATGGTCCTCCTGAGCTGCAACTCGATCCTCCAAGACCCTTCGCCCGTGGTAGCCATCACAAGCCTGGATGCGGCGGCAATCGGGATCGAGCTGTCATTTCGCGTCGCCAGCCTTGACCAGCGGATTACAGCTCGGAACGAAATTTTCGATCTGGTCTATCGCCATTCAAGGTCGGTCGGGGTGCTGCTGGCAGCGCCACTTTCGGCTTCGATTGCCATGACCTCCCAGCCAATCGACGGGACGGCGACCTCCCAAGGCTTCGCCGCGATCGACCTGATCAAGGCCATACCGATCTTCTCGACGCTAACGGATGCCGAGCAGGAGGCGCTTGCCGCGACGATCCTGGTTCGCAGCTACCGCAAGGGCGACGTCATTGCAGAACAAGGAGAGATGCTGCCATCCCTCATGATTGTCCGGAAGGGCGTCATCGTCCGGCAACATGTCCAAAGCAATGCTAACGTGCAGGAGGTTGGCCGGCTTGCACCTGGCGACTTCTTCGGCGAGACCGGCCTGCTCGCAGGTATTGGCGAGACGTCGACATTGCGGGCGATGACCCACGTCTTGGTCTACGAGATAGACCAGCAGAGGTTCGCGCCGCTCCTGCACGACAGGCCCGAGATGGCCGAAGATCTTGCGGCAACCCTGTCGAGGGGGACGTTGGCCTATGGCGAAACCGGCATCCCCGGCCAGCAGCACAAGAGCTCCAAATTTGCGCTCCTGAAAGCCATTCAGGCTGTCTTCCACACCGCCCCATTGGAGCACGCTCGAGCACGTGGTCGACCAGGCATTCGAAAGGACTAG
- a CDS encoding pirin family protein produces MTIRQSDIVGIDPLRQPSMRDFADGLKVRRVLPSSNRLMIGPYILFDHFGPAVFDAGRGFDMGPHPHIGIAAVTYLFDGEIIHHDNLGEVQTIRPGEVNWMTAGSGIVHSERTSPEARAPGSNLFGVQAWVALPTKHEEVAAHFSHYGAPEIPRICGDGVEFTLIAGVSDGLVSPARTYSDLVCAEIVLTSSARYQVKPGYLERAIYVVAGEIEVMGQLGTFGEGELIMLEPDAEIVLQAPAFHAARLMLIGGEPLSEPRYVHWNFVSSSAERIEQAKADWREGRFPDVPGEHGLMPLPQEE; encoded by the coding sequence ATGACCATCCGCCAAAGCGACATCGTCGGCATCGACCCACTTAGGCAGCCGAGTATGCGTGATTTTGCCGACGGTTTGAAGGTACGGCGCGTACTGCCCTCCTCGAACCGCCTGATGATCGGTCCCTACATATTGTTCGACCATTTCGGCCCCGCGGTATTCGACGCAGGTCGCGGTTTCGACATGGGGCCGCATCCGCATATCGGGATTGCGGCCGTGACCTATCTGTTCGACGGGGAGATTATCCATCACGACAATCTCGGTGAAGTGCAGACCATCCGCCCCGGCGAGGTCAACTGGATGACGGCCGGGTCCGGCATCGTCCATTCCGAACGCACGTCGCCAGAAGCCCGAGCACCAGGAAGCAATCTCTTCGGCGTTCAGGCCTGGGTGGCCCTCCCCACCAAGCACGAAGAAGTTGCCGCCCACTTTTCACATTATGGCGCTCCCGAAATCCCACGGATCTGTGGCGACGGGGTCGAGTTCACTTTAATCGCCGGGGTTTCCGACGGGTTGGTGTCTCCGGCAAGGACGTACTCCGACCTGGTCTGCGCCGAAATCGTGCTCACCAGCAGTGCGCGATATCAGGTGAAACCCGGATATCTCGAGCGTGCGATCTATGTTGTCGCCGGCGAGATCGAAGTCATGGGCCAACTTGGCACGTTCGGTGAAGGCGAATTGATCATGCTGGAGCCGGACGCTGAGATCGTGCTCCAGGCGCCTGCCTTCCATGCCGCGCGGCTGATGCTGATCGGCGGCGAGCCTCTTTCCGAACCACGTTATGTTCATTGGAACTTCGTCTCCTCCTCAGCCGAACGGATTGAGCAGGCAAAGGCGGACTGGCGCGAAGGCCGCTTCCCCGACGTACCAGGCGAACACGGGTTGATGCCTCTGCCACAGGAAGAATAG
- a CDS encoding DUF1810 domain-containing protein, giving the protein MDDQYNLQRFVNAQDPVYGDALAILRRGVMCTPYMELIFPRLAAGLSDTDADPYAITSLDEAGAYLQSPILGGRYRECVGTLQRLSNLSARAVFGDEDTKKLHASLTLFSEASNDEFLLKTIFDVWFDGQIDEGTMRKLYSMS; this is encoded by the coding sequence ATGGACGACCAATATAATTTGCAGAGGTTCGTCAACGCTCAGGATCCGGTCTACGGCGACGCCCTGGCTATACTGCGTCGAGGCGTGATGTGTACTCCATACATGGAGTTGATCTTCCCGAGGTTGGCTGCCGGGCTAAGCGACACTGACGCCGATCCGTACGCGATCACATCACTCGACGAGGCAGGCGCTTACCTCCAATCGCCGATACTGGGCGGTCGTTATCGGGAATGCGTCGGCACACTGCAACGACTTTCCAATCTAAGTGCTCGCGCGGTCTTCGGTGATGAAGATACAAAGAAATTGCACGCGTCCCTAACGCTGTTTTCCGAAGCAAGTAACGACGAGTTCCTGCTCAAGACCATCTTCGACGTCTGGTTCGACGGTCAAATCGACGAGGGCACGATGCGCAAACTCTACTCGATGTCATAA
- a CDS encoding GNAT family N-acetyltransferase yields the protein MHAKVTENIQQHRFELPITGQAFAVAYYSLQDGKVVLIHTEVPLEFSGQGIASRLAQGTFELLRKTGRKAVLKCPFMSGFVARYPEYTDVVAG from the coding sequence ATGCACGCAAAGGTCACAGAAAACATTCAGCAGCATCGGTTCGAGCTCCCGATCACCGGTCAAGCCTTCGCAGTGGCCTACTATTCGCTCCAAGACGGCAAGGTAGTGTTGATACATACCGAAGTGCCTTTGGAATTTTCCGGACAGGGGATCGCGTCGCGGTTGGCGCAAGGCACCTTCGAATTGCTCCGCAAAACGGGCCGCAAAGCGGTCTTGAAGTGTCCCTTCATGAGCGGCTTCGTCGCCAGGTATCCGGAATACACCGATGTCGTTGCAGGGTGA
- a CDS encoding sensor histidine kinase, translated as MSRPEVKVDVFDSPPEIPRDGLPIQLATAGIVHDLGNLIQVASSALNHLARDPSVSAAPALGHVISGARTALERAGALVRQTISSARESRRESEYANVGACLAEIETLIRSASDPKIRLEVRVTPDLPSVRCNRLDLQNAILNLVFNARDASPNGGLISINTAVVFDGSSAAQVDITTADHGVGMTAETIAFAFDPFFTTKTEGLGGVGLPMVKRFAEESGGSIDIQSAPGAGTTVTLRLPAMR; from the coding sequence ATGTCTCGTCCGGAAGTGAAAGTGGATGTCTTCGACAGCCCGCCCGAGATTCCACGAGATGGCCTGCCCATTCAGCTAGCGACCGCCGGCATCGTTCATGACCTTGGCAATCTCATCCAGGTCGCCTCGTCGGCATTGAATCACCTGGCCCGTGACCCGAGCGTCTCGGCGGCTCCAGCGCTTGGGCATGTAATTTCGGGCGCCAGAACTGCCCTGGAACGAGCCGGCGCGCTTGTCCGCCAGACTATCAGTTCCGCCCGAGAGAGCCGCAGAGAAAGCGAATATGCAAATGTCGGCGCCTGTCTGGCTGAAATCGAGACCCTCATTCGAAGTGCGTCGGATCCCAAGATCCGCCTCGAGGTTCGAGTGACGCCGGACTTGCCTTCAGTGAGGTGCAATCGCCTGGATTTGCAGAACGCGATTCTGAACCTGGTATTCAACGCGCGCGATGCATCTCCCAACGGAGGCCTGATCTCGATAAATACCGCAGTGGTCTTTGATGGCTCCTCAGCCGCTCAGGTGGATATCACCACCGCCGACCACGGTGTGGGAATGACCGCCGAGACGATTGCCTTCGCATTCGATCCCTTCTTCACCACAAAAACGGAGGGCCTCGGCGGCGTCGGCCTGCCAATGGTCAAGCGCTTTGCCGAAGAGTCAGGCGGAAGCATCGATATTCAGAGCGCGCCCGGGGCAGGCACAACTGTCACGCTACGTCTGCCCGCGATGCGATAG
- a CDS encoding CBS domain-containing protein yields the protein MRIDSLHPETSARLAAVDLDTSLRAAALWLSKPAIGLVVVCHGSGEAAGVLSKSDLVRHLANSGPAEAPVSTLMSRSFVSCGPDDDLHSVWQTMTTQRLQNLPVLGGGAKPIGVLDIRDAMKALFQQEELQERLLANYIGGVGYQ from the coding sequence ATGCGAATTGACAGTCTACATCCAGAAACATCGGCGCGCCTTGCGGCGGTCGACCTCGACACGTCGCTGCGGGCAGCCGCGCTATGGCTGTCCAAGCCGGCCATAGGCCTGGTTGTCGTATGCCATGGCAGTGGCGAGGCGGCAGGCGTGCTGAGCAAGTCCGACCTTGTCCGTCATCTGGCGAATTCGGGGCCGGCGGAAGCGCCGGTATCGACACTGATGAGCCGGTCTTTCGTATCCTGTGGGCCCGATGACGACCTGCATTCGGTCTGGCAGACCATGACAACACAGCGGCTCCAGAACCTACCGGTGCTCGGCGGCGGCGCCAAGCCGATAGGCGTCCTCGATATCCGCGACGCGATGAAGGCGCTCTTCCAACAGGAAGAGCTCCAGGAGCGGCTGCTCGCCAACTATATCGGGGGCGTTGGCTACCAATAG